ATCTCGGTCATCTTCTTCCCCAGCTCTTCACTGGTGATGATCTTCTTCTCGATCAGGACCTTCGACGCCGAAACCGCCCACCGCTCGTAGTAGGTGAGCTTGCCGATGATCTCCGACCCGAGATCCTCCACACCACGGCGTTTTTCCTCGGTGTTCACCAATTTGTGCCTGTCGAGCACGTTCAGCAGCGCGTGGCAGCTCTTTTCGAACGGCGTCATGTCGTGCTCGGAGCGGACGAGCCGCCCTTCCGGCAACCCGCCGAGATCGTGGGGCGGCCGGATGACCAGCCTGCGTTTCTCCAGCACCTGATGCTCCTCTCCGGCGTGCTCCGTTTCCGGTCTCCGCACACGGGATGGTCGTCAATAGTCGTGACTGTACAACAGCTTCACCGGCATTCGTACCGGCCCGCACCAGCGTCGGCGCGTGATCCGACGGCGACAGAAACTGACTCGATCACGCGTGGTTTCCCCGGCCGGTTCCGGGCACAATCGTGCGGTTGTGGAAGAAAATACTGTGGCGGATGCCCCGATCGTTCTGCTGAACGGCTTCTACCACGGCTCGTGGGCGTGGTCGGAAGTGATCACCGAGCTCGCCGCGCGAGGACGCGCGGCCGTCGCGGTGGACCTGGCCGCGCACGGACTGCACGCCGTGGCACCCGAGTCGGCCACGCGCCGGCCCTTCGACGCCGGCGCGTTCGCCACCGAACCGTCGCCGGTCTTCGGGATCGGCCTGGACGCGGCGGCCGACCTTCTGATCGGCCGGCTCAAGGCGATCGGCGGCGGGCGGCGGCTTCCCGCGGTCGCCCACAGCATGGGCGGCGCGGTGCTGACCAGGGCGGCGGAACGCGAACCCGGACTCTTCGCGCACCTCTACTACCTCGCCGCGTACATGCCGGCCTCCGACACGCCGTGCCTGGTGTACCCGTCGCTGCCGGAAGGGCAGAGCAACCGCTTCATGACACTGCTGGTCGGCGACCCCGAAAGCACCGGCGCACTGCGGATCGACCCCGGCAATCCGGACCCCGAGGTACAAAAGGCCATCCGCGAGGCGTTCTACGGCGACGTCGAAGAACCGAAAGCGGCAGCCGCGATCGCGATGCTCAGCTGCGACGCACCCGTGGCGATGGTGGTGGAAAGCACGACGCTCACCGGATCGGGCTGGGGTTCGGTTCCCCGCACGTACATCCGGTGCACACAGGACCGCACTATTCCCGCCGAGCTGCAGACGCTTTTCGTCAGCCAGGCCGATGCGGCATTCCCCGGAAACCGGACCAGCGTTTTCGATCTCACCACGTCGCATTCGGCCTTCCTGTCCGCTCCCGACCAGGTCGCGGACGTCCTCACCGATTCCCCGAAAGGCTGACGTGATCATCGTCGAGACCGCGGGCGGCAAAGTCCGGGGCACGAACGGCGCTTTCCGCGGAATTCCGTACGCGACCGCGCAGCGATTCCGGCCACCGGCGCCCGCACCCGGATGGACAGGCGTGCACGCGGCGCTTCAGGCCGCTCCCGCGGCGGTGCAGCCGACCTCGCGCCTCGACCCGGTGATCGGGCCGATGACGCTGCCGCAGTCGGAAGACTGCTTGTCGCTCAACGTTTTCACGCCGTCGGTCGCCGGATCGCGGCCCGTGCTCGTGTGGTTCCACGGCGGCGGGTTCCTCACCGGCTCCGGCGGCCAGGACTGGTACGACGGCACCCGGCTCGCGGACGACGCCGACGCCGTGGTCGTCACGGTTAACTACCGGCTGGGCGTGTTCGGGTTCCTCGCTTTCGACGGGGTCGCCCCGCCGAACCTCGGCGTCGCCGACCAGCTCACGGCGCTGGAATGGGTGCGGGACAACATCTCCGCGTTCGGCGGGGACCCCGCGCGCGTCACGGTCGGCGGCCAGTCGGCGGGCGGGCAGTCGGCGCTCGCGCTGTGGTCCGCGCCGGCGGCCGCCGGTCTGGTGCACCGGGTCGCACTGCAGAGCGCGCCCGTGAGCCTCGTCCCGCAAACCCGCGACGAAGCCGCGGGCTGGGCGGAGAAGTTCTTCGACGCCGTCGGGTCGAGCGATCCGCGGGAACTCGCGACGATGCCCGCGGCCCGGTTGCTCGACGGGTTCGCGACGTTCTCCGAACGCACGCGAGGGCAGGTCTCGACGCCCTTTCAGCTCGTGGCCGACCAGCACCTCGTCGCCGGCGACCTGATCACCGCCGTGAAGCCGGGTCCCGCCCTGATCAGCTGGACCCGCGAGGAGGTCCGCGCCTACAACCCCGGCGCCGACGCGGACGCGGTCGAGCAGGGTACTTCCGCGCTGTTCAGCGGAGAACTCCCGCGGCTGGCCGAGCGGTTCGGCCCCGGCGCGACGCTGCTGCGCTTCGACTGGGCCGCGCCGGGCAACCCGTACGGCGCCTGCCACTGCATCGACCTCCCGTTCCTCTTCGGCACGCACGCGGCGTTCAAGGGAGCCGGGATGCTCGAGGGTGCGCCGGACGGGGTCGCCGACCTCACCGACCTCCGTCGCGTCTGGGAGCGGTTCCTCCACAGCGAACGGCCGGCGGTCGCGAGCTCGTTCCTCACCGCCGTGTGAGGAACCGTCGATCGGCGCCTTGACACCGTTCGTAATGGAAATTTACCATTGCCGGGCTGCCGGCCGGGAACCTCCGACCGGCGCCCGCCTCACCTCGAGGCGCCACTGAAAACTGCCGGACAGCCGCCACTGTGGCAGGAGACGAGCCGCTCCCCGCGAGCGTGCTCCTGATCCCACCGAGGAGCGGAATGTCAGGCACAGTCACCCAGCCGAGACCGGCTCGCACGCGCTGGCGGATCACGGCCGCGGCCGTCGTCGCCACCGCGAGCGCCGGAGCCTACCTCGCCGCGCCCGCGCCGGCCGCGCACGCGGCCACCACCGCGGGCGTGTGCCTCACCACCGCCGACCGCTCGAACCTGTTGAAACAGCAGGGAAACGTGTCGTTCGGCTCCGGCGGCAGCGGGCCGGTGATCACGGTGAACCCCAACACCACCTACCAGTCGATGGTGGGCTTCGGCGCGTCGTTCACGGACTCGGCCGCGTGGAACATCAGCAACTCGCCGCGGCGTGACGAGATCATGAACTCGCTGTTCAACACGACCAGCGGGATCGGGTTGAGTTTCCTGCGCCAGCCCATCGGCGCGTCGGACTTCTCGCACAGCAACTTCTACACCTACGACACGGCGCGGCGGACCCGGCTCTCACGCGGTTTTCCGTGGCGCACGACAACTCCTACATCCTGCCGCTGGTCAAGCAGGCCAAGAGCCTGAACCCGAAGCTGTCGGTCATGGCCACGCCGTGGAGCGGGTCGGCGTGGATGAAGGACAACAACAACCTCATCGGCGGCTCGCTGCGCAGCGACCAGAACGGGGTTTTCGCCGACTACCTGGTGAAGTTCACGCAGGCCTACGGGGCGGCGGGGGTGCCGATCGACTACCTGAGCGTGCAGAACGAGCCGCGGTTCTCCGCGCCCGGCTACCCCAGCATGTACATGGAGCCCGCCCAGCAGGCGAACATCATCAACACCCTGGCGCCGAAGCTGCGCGCGGCGGGCCTGCCGGCGAAGATCCTGGGCTACGACCACAACTGGGACGTCACGGACTTCGCCGAACAGGTGAACAACCAGGCCGGCAGCAACGTGGCCGGCTCGGCGTGGCACTGCTACGGCGGTGACCCGTCGGCCCAGTCCAAGGTGTTCAACGACCAGCACAAGGACATCTTCTTCACCGAGTGCTCCGGCCACGACTCCGACAACGTCGCGAACACCTTCGCCGACACGCTGCGGTGGCAGGGCATGAACCTCACGATCGGCGCCCCGCGCAACTACGCGCGCACCGTCGCGCTGTGGAACATGGCGCTGGACAACAACCACGGCCCGGTCATCGGCAGCTGCGGCAACTGCAACGGCGTCGCGACCGTCACCGGCAGCAACGTCTCCTACAACGCCGAGTACTACGTGCTGGGGCACCTGAGCAAGTTCGTGCAGCCCGGTGCCGTGCGGATCGACTCGACCGGCTACGGCGAGGGCGGTGTCGAAAACGTCGCGTTCCGCAACCCGGACGGCACGATCGTGCTCGTCGCGCTCAACACCGGCGGCACGCAGAACTTCCAGGTCTCCTTCGGCGGCCAGTCCTTCGGCTACCAGCTGCCCGGCGGCTCGATGGCCACGTTCACCTGGCCCGGCAGCGGCGGCGGCACCACCACTCCCCCACCCACCGGCCGCACCGGCCCGATCTCCGGCCTCGGCGGGAAGTGCCTCGACGTCACGGGCGGCTCGACCGTCAACGGCAACCAGCCGCAGCTGTGGGACTGCACGTCGGGCCCGAACCAGCAGTGGACGCTCTCCAGTGACGGCACCGTCCGCGGCCTGGGCAAGTGCCTCGACGTCAGCGGCAACGGCACCGCCGACGGCACGGCGGTCCAGCTCTGGGACTGCTTCGGCGCGCCCAACCAGAAGTGGTCGACCGGCGCGAACGGCTCGCTGGTCAACGCGGGCAGCGGCAAGTGCCTGGACGTGAGGGACGGTTCGACGGCCAACGGCACCAAGCTGCAGATCTGGACCTGCTCGGGCGGCCCCAACCAGCGCTGGTCCGTCCCGGCGTAACAGTCCACACCGGACGTATTTCCCTCCGCCACGCCCGTGACCGCACTTCTCCGGTCACGGGCGTTCTGCTGTGTTCGCCGTGGTGACGCGCGTCACTCGAATCCCGTGCAACCGCAGGGCCGGTCCATGGCCTTTGTGGAGTGAGGGCTGCTGACCGGCGGTCCGATCGAGGAGCAGCGCAGTGGGTCACCGGGACTGGGAGGCGGACTACACCGCATTCGTGCACAGTCGTGCCTCGGCGCTGCGGACCACCGCGTATGTGCTCAGCGGCGAATGGCACCGCGCCGACGACCTGGTGCAGACCACCCTCGTCAAGCTCTACGTGATCTGGCCGCGCCTGGTGCGCCAGGGTGGCCTCGACGCCTACGCGCGCACCGTGCTCGTGCGCACATTCGTGCGGGAGAACCGGCGCAAGTGGCGCCAGCTGGAACTGACCTCCTCCGCCCCGCCCGACACCACCGCTCTGCCCGAAACCGACCACGCCGGCCGGCTCGCCGTGCGCGCGGCGCTGGCGCAGGTGCCGCCGCGGCAGCGGGCCGTGCTCGTGCTGCGCTTCTGGAACGACCTCAGCGTCGGCGAGACGGCCACCGCCCTCGGGTGCAGCGAGGGCACCGTGAAAAGCCAGACCGCCCGCGGCCTCGCCACGCTCAAACGCGCGCTCGGCCCGCCGGGTTTCCGCGACCCGTTCCCCGAGGAGAGCGAGCGATGAACGAAGAACAGGCACGCGTCCTCATCCACCTGGCCGGCCCCGACAGCCGGACCCCCACCGACCTCGACGCCACCCTCTCTTCGGCGCTGCGCCGGGGCCGCCGCCACCGCGCCCTCCGCCGCGGCCTGGCTAGCTCCGGCAGCGCACTGGCCACCGCGGCCCTCGTGCTCGTCCCCCTGCTCCTGCGCGCCCAGCCCCCTGAGCACCTGGGCCCCGCCGCGCCACCCCCGCCCCCCGCCACCTCCACCACGACCCCCACCGTCACGTACACCACCCACACCCCGCCCCCACCGGGCACGACCCCCGCCATGGTGACCTCCCACTCCCCCGCGAGCCCCGGCTTCTCGCCGACCAGCCACCGCCTGCCACCGACCACCACGTCGTGACCGCCGAACCAGCCCAACAGCGCCGACCACGCGCTGCCCCTGAACGGAAACCCGCCATGACCACGTTGTTGTCCGCCCCGACTCCGGCCACGACCCCCACCGGAGCCTCCGCGCGGCTCGGTTACCTGCGTGCCGCCGGGGTGTACCTCGCGGTGCGAGTGGTCGGGGTGGTGGTGCTGGCGTTGTTCGCGTCGAGTACCGGGCAGCCGTTGCTCGACCGGCTCACCGCGTGGGACGGGCAGTGGTACCTGGCGATCGCGGACGACGGCTACAGCGGGATCACCCACGGGCTCGTCGACGCCGCCGGGAACTTCGCCCCGAACACGCCGCTGGCGTTTTTCCCGTTGTACCCGTTCCTCATGCACGCGTTGGCGACCGGCACCGGGCTCGACAGCACCACCGCCGGGCTGCTGATCAGCGCCATCGCGGGGATCGTGGCGGCGCTGGGCGTCTACCGCCTGGGCAAAAGGGCCGGCGAGGAGCGCACCGGGCTGCTGCTCGTCGCGCTGTGGGCGGGCGCGCCGCTGTCGATCACGCTCTCGATGGTCTACACGGAAGCCCTGTTCACGGCGTTCGTGGCGTGGGCGCTCGTCGGGCTCGTCGAGAAGCGGTGGGCCCTGGCCGCATTGTGCTGTGTCGCCGCCGGGTTGACGCGGCCGACGGCAGTGGTGCTGGTGGGGGTGGTCGTGTTCGCCGGTGTGGTGGCTTTCGTGCGGGCACCGCGGCCGGCGCCGCTCGTGGCCGCGGCCGCGGCGCCGGTCGGGCTGGTCGGCTACTGGCTGTGGGTCGCGAACCGGACGGGCAGCCTGTTCGGCTGGTTCGACCTCGAGTGGCACGGGTGGAACACGCGCTTCGACGCCGGCGCGGAGACCTTCGGCTTCGTCGGCCGGCAACTCGTGCAAGGCCGGTCGGTGATGGAGGTCGGGAACGTCTTCGTGGTGTTCCTCGCGATCATCGCGGCCGTGCTGCTCCTGCTCAGGCTGCGCGAGCGCCCGAGCTGGTGGCCGCTGATCCTGTTCGGCGTGGGCATGGTGGTGCTCGTGGCCGGCACCGCGGGCATCCCGTTCGCGAAGGCGCGGTTCCTGCTGCCCGGTTTCGTCCTGCTGCTGCCGCTCGCCCAAGGCCTCACCGGACGCCGGCGGAGCACCGCCATCGCGGCGACCGCCGGCGTCGTCCTCGTCGGCTGCTGGTTCAGCGCCTACGCCCTCACTGGCTGGCGCTACGCGATCTGACCAATCGGTGTCCACAGTGGATACCGAAAGGGATCACACCGAAGCGGCCATGCGCGCGTGCACCGTCCGCCCACCAGAGCCCGCAGACCGAGCTTGTCGGCGACGACGACGCCCGGAGCGAGGCGTCCGCCGGCTCCACCAGCAAGCCGCCGTCCGAGAACAGGCGGCGCACGTTGTCGGCGGCCCGCAACGCCAGCCTGGTTTCCCGACGCCGCCGACACCGGCCGGCGTCCCCAGACGGGTCGTGCCGACCGGCCGCCGGGTCGTCGCCAGGCATGGCGCCCCGGCAACCGCGCCGGGCGGCCAGTGCGGTCCGGTGAAACGGCGTCGGCCGCTATGTGCGCGGGGGCATGGCAGGCGGCGATTTAGGCATTGGCTGGGCATGGCTCGCGCGGCCTAACCTCGTTTCACCCTTGCACCGACCCGGGCCGCCCGCGGCGCCGGGTCGCCCGCCGAGCGACCCGGACGGCGAACCCACGCCCTCGGGGACCGCCCACAATGGAGGGAACCCGATCCCATGACGAGCACGTCCGGCTGCCCCGTCGCCCACGACTTCGACCCGCTCGCCGAGAGCTACCTGAGCAGCCCCTACCCCGAGCTCAACCTCCTGCGTGAGCAGGCACCGGTGCACTACGTGCCGTCGCTGGACCACTGGCTCGTCACGCGCTACGCCGACATCGCGGCGATCCTGGCCGACCCGGCGACGTTCTCCGCGGCCAACGCGCAGGCTCCGCTCTCCGGCCTCACCGAGGAAGCGAGCGGCATCCTCCACAACGGACTGCGCAACACCCCGGTGCTCTCGAACTTCGATCCCCCGGGCCATTCCCGGGTCCGGCGTCTGCTGGCGCCGCTGTTCTCGCCGCGCCGGATGGCGCAGCTGGCGCCGCGGATCGAGCAGTTCACGACCGAGCTGGTCGACGCGTTCGCCGGCCGGGGCCGCGTGGACATCGTCGAGGCCCTGACGTTTCCCCTCCCCGCGTTGACCCTCTTCCGCCTGCTCGGCTTCCCGGACGAGGACAGCGAACAGCTGAAGGCCTGGTGCGGCGAGAAGCTGGAGATCAACTGGGGCCGGCCCGACGCCGAGTACCAACTGCGGGCCACGACCAACATCGTCCGGTTCTGGGACTACTGCGAGCACTACGTCGAGACGCGCAAGCACGACCTCGGCGACGATCTCACCAGCGATCTGCTTCGCCAGCGAGAAACCGACCCCGGCGCCCTCGACGACCGCGAGGTCGCGAGCATCGTGTTCGCCCTGAGC
The sequence above is a segment of the Amycolatopsis sp. 2-15 genome. Coding sequences within it:
- a CDS encoding alpha/beta fold hydrolase codes for the protein MADAPIVLLNGFYHGSWAWSEVITELAARGRAAVAVDLAAHGLHAVAPESATRRPFDAGAFATEPSPVFGIGLDAAADLLIGRLKAIGGGRRLPAVAHSMGGAVLTRAAEREPGLFAHLYYLAAYMPASDTPCLVYPSLPEGQSNRFMTLLVGDPESTGALRIDPGNPDPEVQKAIREAFYGDVEEPKAAAAIAMLSCDAPVAMVVESTTLTGSGWGSVPRTYIRCTQDRTIPAELQTLFVSQADAAFPGNRTSVFDLTTSHSAFLSAPDQVADVLTDSPKG
- a CDS encoding cytochrome P450, which gives rise to MTSTSGCPVAHDFDPLAESYLSSPYPELNLLREQAPVHYVPSLDHWLVTRYADIAAILADPATFSAANAQAPLSGLTEEASGILHNGLRNTPVLSNFDPPGHSRVRRLLAPLFSPRRMAQLAPRIEQFTTELVDAFAGRGRVDIVEALTFPLPALTLFRLLGFPDEDSEQLKAWCGEKLEINWGRPDAEYQLRATTNIVRFWDYCEHYVETRKHDLGDDLTSDLLRQRETDPGALDDREVASIVFALSFAGHETTTNLIGNALRHLLSRPQLWAEIGRDPETIAGAVQETLRYDSSVIAWRRVTTREVTIGDTVVPDGARLVLGLGAANHDPAVFAEPEEFEIHRANAKVQLSFGRGIHYCLGQLLARVETEIVLRHLSQRFPDLRLAAGQDVRYPRNISFRGPVSMLVEWSAPVPAH
- a CDS encoding carboxylesterase family protein, coding for MIIVETAGGKVRGTNGAFRGIPYATAQRFRPPAPAPGWTGVHAALQAAPAAVQPTSRLDPVIGPMTLPQSEDCLSLNVFTPSVAGSRPVLVWFHGGGFLTGSGGQDWYDGTRLADDADAVVVTVNYRLGVFGFLAFDGVAPPNLGVADQLTALEWVRDNISAFGGDPARVTVGGQSAGGQSALALWSAPAAAGLVHRVALQSAPVSLVPQTRDEAAGWAEKFFDAVGSSDPRELATMPAARLLDGFATFSERTRGQVSTPFQLVADQHLVAGDLITAVKPGPALISWTREEVRAYNPGADADAVEQGTSALFSGELPRLAERFGPGATLLRFDWAAPGNPYGACHCIDLPFLFGTHAAFKGAGMLEGAPDGVADLTDLRRVWERFLHSERPAVASSFLTAV
- a CDS encoding SH3-like domain-containing protein; translated protein: MLEKRRLVIRPPHDLGGLPEGRLVRSEHDMTPFEKSCHALLNVLDRHKLVNTEEKRRGVEDLGSEIIGKLTYYERWAVSASKVLIEKKIITSEELGKKMTEIRERLTED
- a CDS encoding ricin-type beta-trefoil lectin domain protein, whose translation is MAHDNSYILPLVKQAKSLNPKLSVMATPWSGSAWMKDNNNLIGGSLRSDQNGVFADYLVKFTQAYGAAGVPIDYLSVQNEPRFSAPGYPSMYMEPAQQANIINTLAPKLRAAGLPAKILGYDHNWDVTDFAEQVNNQAGSNVAGSAWHCYGGDPSAQSKVFNDQHKDIFFTECSGHDSDNVANTFADTLRWQGMNLTIGAPRNYARTVALWNMALDNNHGPVIGSCGNCNGVATVTGSNVSYNAEYYVLGHLSKFVQPGAVRIDSTGYGEGGVENVAFRNPDGTIVLVALNTGGTQNFQVSFGGQSFGYQLPGGSMATFTWPGSGGGTTTPPPTGRTGPISGLGGKCLDVTGGSTVNGNQPQLWDCTSGPNQQWTLSSDGTVRGLGKCLDVSGNGTADGTAVQLWDCFGAPNQKWSTGANGSLVNAGSGKCLDVRDGSTANGTKLQIWTCSGGPNQRWSVPA
- a CDS encoding glycosyltransferase family 39 protein; the encoded protein is MTTLLSAPTPATTPTGASARLGYLRAAGVYLAVRVVGVVVLALFASSTGQPLLDRLTAWDGQWYLAIADDGYSGITHGLVDAAGNFAPNTPLAFFPLYPFLMHALATGTGLDSTTAGLLISAIAGIVAALGVYRLGKRAGEERTGLLLVALWAGAPLSITLSMVYTEALFTAFVAWALVGLVEKRWALAALCCVAAGLTRPTAVVLVGVVVFAGVVAFVRAPRPAPLVAAAAAPVGLVGYWLWVANRTGSLFGWFDLEWHGWNTRFDAGAETFGFVGRQLVQGRSVMEVGNVFVVFLAIIAAVLLLLRLRERPSWWPLILFGVGMVVLVAGTAGIPFAKARFLLPGFVLLLPLAQGLTGRRRSTAIAATAGVVLVGCWFSAYALTGWRYAI
- a CDS encoding SigE family RNA polymerase sigma factor; translation: MGHRDWEADYTAFVHSRASALRTTAYVLSGEWHRADDLVQTTLVKLYVIWPRLVRQGGLDAYARTVLVRTFVRENRRKWRQLELTSSAPPDTTALPETDHAGRLAVRAALAQVPPRQRAVLVLRFWNDLSVGETATALGCSEGTVKSQTARGLATLKRALGPPGFRDPFPEESER